The uncultured Umboniibacter sp. genome includes the window CGGCCGGCACATCAATTTCGGTCAACATATGGTGTAAACCGTGGCCAAACTCATGGAATAGCGTGGTGACTTCGTCGTGCGACAACAGGCTCGGAATTTCATCACTTGGCGGCGTGAAGTTACAGGTTAAGTAGGCCACTGGAAGCTGTGTGCCGCTTGAGTCCACACGGCGCACTCGGCAATCGTCCATCCAGGCACCACCACGCTTACCTTCACGGGCAAAAAGATCGAAGTAGAAGCTGGCGATGGGCTGCCCCTGTTTAACGAGTTGGTAATAGCCCACGTCCTGGTGCCAAGTCGCTACGGTGTCGTCACGCTGGATATCCACATTGAACAAACGCTTCACTACTGCGAACAGACCACTTACTACCCGATCAACCGGGAAATAGGGGCGAAGCTCTTCCTGTGACAGTTGGTAGTTCTGTTGACGAATCTTCTCCGAAACGTAAGCCACATCCCAGGGTTGAACCGGCGTCAAGCCCAGCTCTGCCGCGAAATCTTCGACCTCGGCGAATTCTGTCTTCGCCTGCGCAGAAGAACGCTGCGCAAGATCATTTAGTAGGTTGAGCACCTGCTCCTCACTTTCGGCCATTTTGGTGGCCAGGCTGAGTTGCGCATAGTTGTCAAAACCTAACAGCTCAGCGAGCTCGCCACGGGCGGTTAGGATCTGCTGTACGTTGTCACTGTTATCGGTTTTAGCATCATGATGTGGTGCACTTGAAGCACGGGAAACAAAGGCTCTGTGCAACCTCTCGCGCAGCGCGCGATGGTCAGCAAACATCATGACTGCCATATATTGCGGGGCATCTAGAGTCAGGAGGTAGCCAGCTAATGATTTGGCTTCAGCCGCTGCCTTGGCTACTGCCAGGTTGGCCGCGGGCAGGCCCGCTAGTTCGCTAGCATCCTCATGGTGCTCGGTCCAAGCTTGGGTACAATCAAGCAAATTGTTGGAGAAGTCATTACTCAGTTGAGCCAAGTTTTGCTTAATCTGGGCAATGCGTTGCTGTTGTTCAGCGGGCAAGCCGATGCCCGAGAGCTTAAACCCACGAAGCGCATGCTCAACCGTGGTGCGTTGCGCCACGGTGCCGTCTGTCCGATCCGCCAACTGTTGATAACACTTGAACAGCTTTTCATTTTGACCGCGTTCGGTGTGCCAAGCTGTTAATGCCTGAATGCAGTTATCGTGAGCGCTACGTAGTTCATCGGTAGAACAGACATTATTGAGATGAGAGACGGGCGACCAAGCTCGGCTCAGTTCGTCATCGAGCGCCTCTATACGTTCCAACCAATGCCAATCAATGGTTTGCTCCACTTCAAACTTCGCTACCTGCGCGCGCGCATCGCTGAGCATTGCGTTAATAGTCGTCTCTACCTGATCAATTGGGAATTGATTGAAGGGAGGTGTTGCTTGCGGACCAATGAGTGGATTCGTCATAAACAGCCTTTTCAGTTTTTTGTCGTTTGCTTACAGGTTATTATGGGGGCAATTAGTCAGCTTACAATGGGTGCAGCATGAAAGAAGCCATAACTAGCCACAAAGGTAGCCAGCCCGTGTTGGGAGCACGTGTATTGGTTGATGATCGCTCACGAATTATCGGTGATGTCATACTCGGTGACGATTCCTCGGTTTGGCCGATGGCCGTTATTCGCGGCGATATGCATCGAATTCGTATTGGCGAACGAACCTCGGTTCAAGACGGCGCAATTCTGCACATCACCCACGCTGGGCCCTTTAACCCCGATGGTTACCCGCTTACTATAGGGAGCGACGTCACTATTGGTCATCAAGCGTGTTTACACGGCTGTACCATTGGCAATGAGGTACTGATAGGCATTGGTGCAACGGTGTTAGATGGCGCGGTGGTCGAAGATCAAGTGGTAATTGGTGCCGGTACCTTGGTGCCACCGGGGAAGCGACTTGAATCAGGCTATGTGTACATGGGGAGTCCCGCCAAGCAGGCGCGCCCCTTAACTGACAAGGAGCGTAAATTCTTCAAGTATACTGCCGGTAACTACGTCAAACTGAAAGATGACTACTTAAATGAGCTCGCTGCAGGTAATTAAAGCTTAAGTTCTTTGCGGATAATATCAAAGACAGGGCGAGTATCCGGTGCTTGGCGGTGCCAAATGTTGAACGATAATGCAGCCTGCTCAACCAGCATACCTAATCCATTGCTAACTTCATTCACACCACAACACTTCGCCCAAGACATAAATGGCGTCTCAGCACTCTGATATAGCATGTCATAGCACTGTGTATGTGCCGCCACGATGGTAGCCGACAATGAAATATCTGAACCGTCCAAACCGGCACTAGTGGCATTGATAATTAGGTCAAAACTTCCTTCAATCTGATCGATTGGCTGGGCGTATACGCCAAACTCAGCTGCCAACCTCTGCGCCTTTTCGAAGGTGCGGTTTACGATAATCACCTCTTCCGGGCTTGCCGACAGCAATGGCTGCAAAATCCCTCGCACAGCGCCGCCAGCGCCGACAATCAGGATGCGCTTGTCGCGCACTGACCAGCCTAAACGGTGAGTGATATCCTGAAGCATGCCTCGCCCATCAGTGTTATAGGCATGTAGCTCGCCATTTTTCATTTTTAAGGTGTTCGCCGCCCGAGCGGCCTTCGCACTAGGGCTAACAACATCGGCTAGGGCAAATGTTTGCTCCTTGAAGGGCAAGGTAACATTAAGCCCCTCGCCACCTTCGGCAAAGAAGGTTTTCACAAAGTTGGCGAAGTCATCAAGTGGCACTTCGGCTTTGTCATAGCTGATTTCCAACCCCAATTGCTGAGCAAACTGCTGGTGAATAGCAGGCGATTGCGAATGTTTGATTGGGTTTCCAAGAACAAGAAATTTTTTCATGACACCTTTAACCAATTTTGTGGTTTTAAGAAATACTCGGTTAGTTTCGCTTCCGCTGAGTCAGCTTCCGGCTGGTAATTATATTCCCAGCGAGCGAGCGGCGGTAGAGACATCAAGATGGACTCGGTTCTGCCGCCCGACTGCAAGCCAAACAACGTACCACGATCGAACACTAAATTAAATTCCACATAGCGCCCACGACGATACAGCTGGAAGTCGCGCTGGACTTCGGTGAATGGCATCATGGCACGTTTTCCGAGAATAGGTACAATAGCCGGGATATAGGCTTCGCCCACGGATTGAGTGAACGCAAAGGCCTGCTCAAACCCTCCTCGGGTCCAATCATCAAAGAACAACCCGCCGATTCCTCGGGTTTCGTCACGATGCTTTAAATAGAAGTAGTTATCACACCAGGTCTTCAATTCGGGATAAATGTCCTCACCGAACGGATCACAGGCATCTTTCGCCACTTGGTGCCAATGAATACAGTCTTCCTCGAAGCCATAGCTTGGGGTGAGATCAAAACCACCGCCAAACCACCAAACCGGCTCCTCGCCTTCCTTTTCAGCAACAAAGAAACGGACATTCGCATGTGAGGTGGGCGCTTTCGGGTTATGCGGGTGAATGACCAAGGAAACACCCATGGCCTGAAATGATCGTCCAGCTAATTCTGGCCGCGCTGCGGAAGCGGATGGTGGTAGGTTGTCACCAAATACGTGGGAGAAGTTTACGCCACCCTTCTCAATAATATTGCCGTCCGTAATGACACGAGTACGGCCACCGCCGCCGCTGGGCTTAGTCCAGGCATCTTCTTGAAAGGTCGCTTTTTGGTCGCAAACCTCTAGGCCTTCACAGATAGAATCCTGCAGGGCAAGCAGCCACTGCTTGACCGATTCAATGTTGATTGAGTTGTTCATAGGTCTCCTAACTCAGCTGCGTATAATCGCGCCGGATTGACTATCAATAATCTGTGACGGGCGGGGATCATCTCCCAGGCTGCCCCCCACGTAGTAATCTAAACCTTCACCGAAATAGGCCTTTGCCTCGGTTTCAGTCAATGCTTCTGCCAATCCAGCTGGATTGGCCGAGGTTGAAATGATGGGACCAGCCACGCTTTCACACAACAATTTTACTAGCGGGTGGGTGCTAAAGCGAACGGCTACTTGAGTGTGTGCGCCGCGAACCCAGTTTGGCATAGACGCCGAGCAGGGGACCAACCAGGTGGTTGAGCGCACCTGTGCAGTGGTGATGCGAGCTACGATTTCTGGCGTTAATTCAAGATGCGCCTCAAGCTGAGATAACTCGGCCGCCACAATAATTAAGCCCTTATCCACTGGGCGTTTTTTTAGTGCCAGAATCCGCTCCACCGCAGTACGACTGAAGGGGTTACATCCCAACCCCCAAACGGCTTCCGTAGGGTACGCGAAGACCCCATCAGATTGGTAGAGCTCAATAATTCTCGCCCGAGTAGAGGCGCTTAGTGGGGTGCTACTCATACTTGCTGTTGTCCGTCATTCTGGTACTCAATCTTCGCCGATGTGAGATTGTAACACCTGTTGCGGGTTTGTGGGCGATGGTCGAATTGCGTTTCATCGATGAACACACACGCGGTGCCGATCTCATCCGGGGTTCGGCGGTGAGCAAGCTGCTCATACGCTAGCCCACATGCGTTGGAAACCACAAACCGCTTCGATGCTCAACCTTCCCTTCGGCCTCTAATGTTGCCAACTCAGCGATGACATCAGGCATTGTTAAGGCAGTGTGATTGGCAATCTCATCGCTTGAAACACCACCAGAAGCCAAGGCGAGCAAGAGTTGTTGGGTGGGTTGATTGTTCCAATGCCCCTGCTCGATGACACTTTCAATTAGGCATTCTGGGGATAGCGCTGGGCGGGCGCCGCTCCGGATTAGTTCAAGACATCCTAACGCCGCGGCATCAAGTGGGCTGGCACTCACTGCCAGAACTTCTCGTCCAAAGCGCGCCGCCAGATCAGCAGTGATTAAACTACCGGATCGAAGTCTCGCCTCTACCACTAAGGTACTCGCCGCTAAGCCCGCAATAATGCGATTACGACGAGGGAAGTCAAAGTGCCGGGGAGGAACGTCACCCAGACGCTCACTCACCAGACAACCGGCTTGAATAATACGATGATAGAGATCCTGGTGCTGAGGGGGATAACAGTAATCGATGCCTGAGCCCATGACCGCGATGGTTGCCCCGCCGGCCGCTAACGCAGCTTGGTGAGCAAGACCATCAACACCTAGGGCCATTCCACTAGTGATAGCGATATTTGCCTGGCTGACCATCGGTAACCAGCGTCGGCAAACTGCCGCAGCATGGGCGCTGCAACGCCTACTTCCCACTACCGCTAACTGCGGCAGGCTTAGTAGCTCCGCATTACCTCTGACGAAGAGTGCTACCGGTGCATCACTAAGACGGGCTAACTGAGACGGGTAAGCTGGCTCACCCAAAAATAGGGCGCTCAGTGTTCTGCCAACTATCTCGTCAGCGGCTTTGCTTAGTAGTGGATAGAGCGGATCGTTTTCCGGGTTTCGCAGCCAGCCAAGATAGCGTTTCTTAAACGCGAGTGGGACGTAGGGCAAATAGCCCAAACGAAAAAATTCCCGACGCAGAGCATCGGGAATTTTGGGAACAGTGCACACCCAAAGCTTCGTTAGTAGTAAGTGGCTCATAATCTCTCCGAGCCACCTGCAACTAGAACCTAAGGGGTACGGACAAAATCACCCACCTTGAGGGGACGATCGGCCTCTAGCACTAGTGCGTAGCTCATTTTATCAAAGGGTTTAAAGATCATTAATACGCCAGCGTATTGCTCTGGAAGTTGGACAGCATCGCCGGTGACGGGATCACGAACTACTTCACCTGCTTTCCAAATTGCCAAAACATGACCTGGCTCTAAGCCTTCACGAGCACCTTTGTTCACCGTCACTACACTCATGTTACCTACCTGGCTTACACCGCCATCAACAGCCAGTATCATCGCGTCGATATCGGCATCGGGTGCTGTGGGATAGTAGAGTGGTGTCAGGTCTTCTTGGTTTAGCTCAATAACGCGATCTGCTGGGCGCATTTCCATCCGACTTCGCGTGACCTCTAGCCGCGCAATGTCATCACCTTCATCTAATACGCTTAGGGCGCCAATCTCTACTGCCTCAAAGCCTAGAATTTCTTCGGTGACTGGATCGATTAAAGTATTACCACCTCGATATACACCGTAATGCTGAGCTTCCGCCGCCCATCCCGATTCGCCGCGAGCAAATACCTGCTGCCCAACACCAACAATCAAGTTCTGTTGCGCGCCTTGAACCATGTAAGGCTCAGCTAGGAAGCTTTCCTCATCGGAAAATATCTGAGCTCCTTGAAGGAAGGCTTCAATGTGTTCGAGCGGGATAGTAGTCACTGGCGCCTCGGATTGAACAACACGAACTTCAGGACTCATTTTGATAGTTCGAACTACTTCAAGAACCGGTTTGCCATCACGATAAACCAAGCGCAACTGGTCGCCCGGGTAGATGAGGTGAGGGTTTTCAATTTGGTCATTGGCAACCCAAATCTCGGGCCACTGCCAAGGTTGATCAAGAAAAACTCCGGCAATATCCCAGAGCGTATCGCCCTTCACTACCGTGTAGGTGTCGGGGTGGTTATCAGCTAGATCTAACGCTGCGGCGTTAGCCCCTAGAAGAAAACCTGCTGCTAATGCTAATGCTTTCGCTTTCATTCAGTCATCCTGTTATTGCAATAGTCCGCGATGGTTGGGATTAGTGTATAATGCGGTAGAGACAATTAATGTCGTTTAATTCGCAATTCGCCAACTACATCTTGGCTTAATTAATACCATGTTAGCAACGCCAACGGCGTATTTACTAGGAGTTTGTCACAGAGTTTATGGCTATCTTAGATATTTTAACGTTTCCAGACCCTCGTCTACGGACTATTGCAGCGCCTGTTGAAGTTTTTGGCGAGGCATTAGAGACGCTTGTTCAAGACATGATCGAAACCATGTATGAAGCGTCGGGAGTCGGCCTTGCCGCCACTCAAGTTGACGTTCATCAGCGCGTAGTAGTCATCGATGTGTCGGATGAGAGAGATTCACCGCTGGTTTTTATCAATCCAACTATTGAAGTGATGGATGGCCCCGAAGCGCCCTATGACGAAGGCTGCCTCTCCGTTCCAGGTTTTTACGAGGAAGTAGAGCGCCCCGAGAATATCATAGTGAAAGCCTATGACGCTAAGGGAGAGCCCTTTGAAATCAAGCCGGATGGACTGTTAGCAGTCTGTATTCAGCATGAGCTTGACCACCTGAACGGTAAGCTTTTCGTTGATTATGTCTCCGCAATGAAGCGCAACCGCATTCGCAAAAAACTTGAGAAGCAGCAACGTTTGGAAGCTAACTAAGCATGCGCATTATTTTTGCCGGTACGCCGGATTTTTCAGCTGCGCATCTTCAAGCGCTACTTAATCTTAGTGACGTTGAGGTGGTGGCCGTCTACACGCAGCCCGACCGTCGTGCCGGGCGAGGAAAGAAACTGGTACCCAGTCCAGTGAAGGCGCTAGCTCTGGAAGCCGGCCTGCCCGTAGAACAGCCACTTAACTTCAAAGCGGATGAAGACGTCGCTCAACTGGCGGGATATCAAGCTGATTTGATGGTCGTTGTTGCCTATGGCCTGCTGTTGCCTCAGCGGGTACTAGATACGCCAAGATTAGGATGTATTAACGTGCATGCCTCACTCCTACCGCGCTGGCGCGGAGCGGCACCGATTCAGCGCTGCATTGAAGCCGGCGATCAGCAAACTGGCGTAACCATTATGCAAATGGAGGCCGGCTTAGATACCGGTCCGATGCTAAGTAAGTTAGTGGTGGATATATCCGCGACTGAAACGGCTGGGAGTTTGCACGACAAGCTGATTGCTGCGGGAACCGTAGAACTTCAGCACGTGGTAAACAAGCTATCGAGCTGCCCGCTGGCGGGAGAAGTTCAAGATGATACTCAGGCCAATTATGCTCATAAGTTAAGCAAGGAAGAAGGCGAGATCAATTGGCAATTTACCGCCAGGGAAGTTGAACTCAAGATCCGGGCCTTTAACCCATTCCCCATTGCTTGGACCTCATTTGAGGGCGAGGTTATTCGTGTCCATGCGGCCTCAATGCTAACCAACACTAGCTCCGAAACCGACATTCCCGGTACCGTGATCTCGGCCGATAAGTCAGGATTAGTAGTGGCCACGGGGCAGGGGAGGCTTAAACTTACTCAACTTCAGCGTGCCGGAAAGCGAGCTATGGCGGTAGCAGATATTATTAACGGCTCACCTGAGTTATTCACGGCAGGTAAACACTTTGGCTAAATCCTCGGTTCGGCTGCGCGCCGCGCGTATTATTAGCTCTATTTACCAACACAAAGGTTCACTTACTGGGCTATTAGCTAACGCGACAGGTGATTTAGAAGGGCGCGACGCCTCGCTACTGAAGGCCCTTTGCTATGGCACGCTTCGGCACTATCGAGAACTTAGCTACCTCATTAATCAGCGTCTCGATAAGCCACTTAAGCCGAAGGACTCAGATGTCCAGGCGCTATTAATGTTAGGCGTCTACCAACTACTTCATACCGATGTCCCCGCGCATGCGGCTATTGGCGAAACTGCTGGCGCTGCGAAAGCGCTGAAAAAGCCCTGGGCAACCGGCCTCATAAATGGGGTACTGCGGGGTATGCAACGCGACCCAGTGGCGGCCCCTAGCCGTGACAAGATGCCCGGTTTCTTCCACAATCATCCCAATTGGTTAGCCCAAGCTATCGAGGCCGATTGGCCATCACAGGTAGCGGACGTTTTCGCCGCCAATAATGGTAGAGCACCCATGACGCTAAGGGTGAATGTACGCCACTGCCGTCGTGACGAGTACCTCAAGTTGCTTTCAGAGGCCGAGATAGCGGCTGAGCCTGCTGAGCACTCTCCGGAGGGTATTTACCTCGCAAGCCCTGTTGGAGTGGAGCAACTGCCCCACTGGCATGATGGCTGGGTATCCGTTCAAGATGAAGCTGCTCAGCTTAGTGCCGCGTTGCTTAACGTGCCAGAAAACTCACGCGTCTTAGATGCCTGTGCCGCACCGGGTGGTAAGACCTGTCATTTGCTAGAACTGCAACCCAACCAACACCTTCAAGCTATTGAACTTGAGCCTCATCGCGCCGTACGGATTGATGAAAACCTTCGTCGGCTTGGCTTGGAAGCTCAAGTGAGCATCGCCGATGCTGGGGATCTGGATGCTTGGTGGGATGGTGAGGCCTTCGACCGAATCCTGCTTGATGCTCCCTGCTCGGCAACAGGTGTACTTCGCCGCCACCCCGATATCCGTATCCTCCGACGCAAGGCTGACATCCAAACACTCAACACGCTGCAGTTAACCATTCTCGAAAAAGTTTGGACTACATTGAAACCGGGCGGCAAACTCCTCTATGCCACTTGCTCGGTACTCAAAGCTGAGAATGAGCAAACTATTGCAACTTTCTTAAAGAAGGCGGATGATGCTGTTGAAGAGGCAATTATCGCCTCGTGGGGCGTCGCAGCTCGGCATGGAAGACAGCTATTTCCTGTCGATGGCGGCCACGATGGATTTTACTACTGCCTGTTACAAAAGTGTGCTCAGTAGGCTAGGCTACTAAATCATGAAAATTATCATTTTAGGCGGCGGTCAGGTTGGCGGTACTTTAGCCGAAACTCTGGCGAACGAACAAAACGACATCACCATTGTCGATACCAATGAAAAGCGACTTCAGGAACTGCAGGAGCGTTTCGATATTGGCGTGGTAATTGGCTGCGGCTCGCACCCTGACATCCTCCAGGCAGCCGGTGGCGCCGATGCAGAGATGCTAATTGCCGTAACTAATAGTGACGAAGTTAATATGGTCGCTTGCCAGATTGCTCATTCTCTTTACCGAACCCCGACAAAAATTGCGCGAATTCGCAGTACCGCCTATACCCTAAAAGATGAAATTTTTTCTGAGGCCAACATTCCAATTGATGTTCGTATTGCACCGGAAGATCTGGTCACACAGGCTATCCACCGCCTGTTGATTAATCCTGGAGCGCTGCAGGTACTCGATTTCGCCGACGGCATGGTCTCATTGGTGGCTGTAAAGGCTTATTACGGTGGTCCGCTAGTTGATCAGAAATTGCGTAGCATTCGCGATCACATGCCTTCCGTTGATACCCGTGTAGCAGCGATTTTCCGTCGCGGTGAAGCCATTATGCCAGAAGGCGACACCATTATTGAGGCGGACGATGAAGTCTTCTTTATTGCTGATGCGAAGGATATTACTGCCGTAATGAGTGAGCTACGCCGGCTGGATAAACCATACCGACGAATTACAATTGCCGGTGGCGGTAATATTGGCAAGCGCTTAGCTGAACTTATTGAGAAGGACTTCCACGTTAAGCTTATTGAGTTTGATACTGATCAGGCCTATAGCTTATCCGAAGACCTCTCCAAAACCGTCGTCCTTTCTGGTAGTGCTACCGACGAGAAGCTCCTCAAAGAGGAGCATATACAGGACACTGACGTATTCTGTGCACTAACGAATGACGACGAAGCAAATATCATGTCTTCCATGCTCTCCAAGCGTCTGGGGGTTGGGAAAACTATCACCTTAATCTCCAATCCATCCTATGTGGATCTGGTCCAGGGTGGTGAAATTGATATCGCCATCTCTCCACAATTAATCACGATTGGTAAATTGCTTCGTTATGTTCGCCGCGGGCACTTTGTAAATGTTCATAGTTTGCGCCGCGGGGCTGCTGAAGCCATTGAAGTGGTTGCTCACGGTGATCAGCACTCTTCAAAGGTTGTCGGTCGCAAACTCTCAGAACTGAAGCTTCCCCCTGGCACAACTATTGGGGCGCTAGTGAGAAAGATTGAAGGAAAAAAGGAGGTACTCATTGCGCATGATCACATTAGGGTGCAGTCTGAAGACCACGTGATCATGTTCTTGGTAAATAAAAAGAATGTGGCAGATATTGAAAAGCTCTTCCAGGTGGGCTTTAGCTTCTTTTAGGTGAATAGATGCGATTTGCAGTGATTGGACGTATTCTTGGTTTAATGATTTGGCTGTTTTCAGCCGTCGCCTTCCTTCCCGCAATCGTGGTTTCGGAACTTTATGATGAAAGTCATACCTCGCTTTCCTCTAGCTTCTACATCTCTATTTTTGTCGGCGGAATACTCTTTGGCGCCGCGTCAATCATGCGTCGCAGGATGAGAAAGCAAATTCAACGCTATGAACTCAGGGTTCGCGACGGGTTTATCATAACAGTACTCTTTTGGACCACTTTGAGCCTGCTAGGCACCCTGCCGTTCGCGTTATCAGAGGAGCTTAACATCTCCTGGGTGGACGCTATCTTTGAATCATTTTCTGGTTTAACCACAACTGGTGCTACGGTCATTTCAGGACTTGATACCATGGAACGCGGTCTACTTATTTACCGACAGCTACTTCAGTGGATAGGTGGTATAGGGATAATTGTAATCGCCGTAGCCGTTCTCCCTGCTCTTGGCGTGGGTGGACTTCAGCTATATAGAAGTGAAACGCCAGGGCCAGTCAAAGACTCCAAACTCACTCCACGTATTGCCGAAACCGCCAAATCGATGGCATCAATCTACATCGCTTTGACCGTCGCATGCGCGGTATCGCTTTATATTTCTGGCATGTCCAGCTTTGACGCTATCGCCCATGCTTTGAGCACCACTTCAATTGGCGGCTTCTCTACGCATGACGCGAGTATCGGTTTTTATGACTCCAATACCATTCTATGGGTGATGACCATTTTTATGGCGCTATCAGGCATGAACTTCGCGCTTCATTTTATCACCTGGCAAGAGAATAGCCTTCGACATTATTTCCAAGATAGCGAATGTAAGTTCTACCTCTCACTGTTAGCAGCAGGAACTGTCATTACGGTTTGGTACCTCTGGCTAACCGAAACGCTGCCGATTGACGATGCGTTTTACCATGGAGCTTTCATGTTGGTATCCATAGCGACCACTACAGGATTTGCCACCCAAGACTTTACAAGTTGGCCGCTATTCCTACCTTTCCTACTCTTTTTTATGGCCTTCGTCGGCGGTAGCTCCGGCTCCACCGGGGGGGGGATAAAAGCTATGCGCTGGGTCCTATTAGTCCGCCAAGGGCAGCGTGAGCTTTATAGGTTGGTGCACCCCAATGCTATTCGCCACATCAAACTAAACCGAAAAGTTGTTCCTACTCGGGTTTTAGAATCGGTGTGGGGCTTCATCGCAATCTACATGCTGACTTTTGTCATGACTTGGTTAGTTCTCATGGCCATGGGTTATGACTTCCTTACGGCCTTCAGCGCTGTGGCCGCATGCATTAATAATTTGGGTCCTGGCATGGGTGCTGTTGCAGCTAATTATCAGTCATTGGGAGATGGCGCTAAACTACTACTCTCGTTCACGATGTTACTGGGGCGCTTAGAGGTTTTCACCCTATTAGTGCTATTTACCCCAACATTCTGGCGGGACTAGAAATATCGCTGATAGGGGTATTTTGGAGTTTACGATAGCGTTTATATTCCCACTGG containing:
- the trkA gene encoding Trk system potassium transporter TrkA, which encodes MKIIILGGGQVGGTLAETLANEQNDITIVDTNEKRLQELQERFDIGVVIGCGSHPDILQAAGGADAEMLIAVTNSDEVNMVACQIAHSLYRTPTKIARIRSTAYTLKDEIFSEANIPIDVRIAPEDLVTQAIHRLLINPGALQVLDFADGMVSLVAVKAYYGGPLVDQKLRSIRDHMPSVDTRVAAIFRRGEAIMPEGDTIIEADDEVFFIADAKDITAVMSELRRLDKPYRRITIAGGGNIGKRLAELIEKDFHVKLIEFDTDQAYSLSEDLSKTVVLSGSATDEKLLKEEHIQDTDVFCALTNDDEANIMSSMLSKRLGVGKTITLISNPSYVDLVQGGEIDIAISPQLITIGKLLRYVRRGHFVNVHSLRRGAAEAIEVVAHGDQHSSKVVGRKLSELKLPPGTTIGALVRKIEGKKEVLIAHDHIRVQSEDHVIMFLVNKKNVADIEKLFQVGFSFF
- a CDS encoding TrkH family potassium uptake protein, with amino-acid sequence MRFAVIGRILGLMIWLFSAVAFLPAIVVSELYDESHTSLSSSFYISIFVGGILFGAASIMRRRMRKQIQRYELRVRDGFIITVLFWTTLSLLGTLPFALSEELNISWVDAIFESFSGLTTTGATVISGLDTMERGLLIYRQLLQWIGGIGIIVIAVAVLPALGVGGLQLYRSETPGPVKDSKLTPRIAETAKSMASIYIALTVACAVSLYISGMSSFDAIAHALSTTSIGGFSTHDASIGFYDSNTILWVMTIFMALSGMNFALHFITWQENSLRHYFQDSECKFYLSLLAAGTVITVWYLWLTETLPIDDAFYHGAFMLVSIATTTGFATQDFTSWPLFLPFLLFFMAFVGGSSGSTGGGIKAMRWVLLVRQGQRELYRLVHPNAIRHIKLNRKVVPTRVLESVWGFIAIYMLTFVMTWLVLMAMGYDFLTAFSAVAACINNLGPGMGAVAANYQSLGDGAKLLLSFTMLLGRLEVFTLLVLFTPTFWRD
- the rsmB gene encoding 16S rRNA (cytosine(967)-C(5))-methyltransferase RsmB — protein: MAKSSVRLRAARIISSIYQHKGSLTGLLANATGDLEGRDASLLKALCYGTLRHYRELSYLINQRLDKPLKPKDSDVQALLMLGVYQLLHTDVPAHAAIGETAGAAKALKKPWATGLINGVLRGMQRDPVAAPSRDKMPGFFHNHPNWLAQAIEADWPSQVADVFAANNGRAPMTLRVNVRHCRRDEYLKLLSEAEIAAEPAEHSPEGIYLASPVGVEQLPHWHDGWVSVQDEAAQLSAALLNVPENSRVLDACAAPGGKTCHLLELQPNQHLQAIELEPHRAVRIDENLRRLGLEAQVSIADAGDLDAWWDGEAFDRILLDAPCSATGVLRRHPDIRILRRKADIQTLNTLQLTILEKVWTTLKPGGKLLYATCSVLKAENEQTIATFLKKADDAVEEAIIASWGVAARHGRQLFPVDGGHDGFYYCLLQKCAQ